The following proteins are co-located in the Sporosarcina pasteurii genome:
- a CDS encoding iron ABC transporter permease, translated as MYKKIISFVVVICALFILTIYSMTTGSIAITTGELLKGLFTGTNENVEIIKDLRLPRIIIALFAGAALSVSGVLLQAVMRNPLAEPGIIGVSSGAGFMSIVMVTFFPTLFFYTPLFSFIGGAVAFLLVYIFSWKSGLNPLRMILIGVAINAVFTGLSELISAQNASSMMSGISVTSSTLTMKTWTDVQVIVLYGSIGLILSMLLYAWCNHLGLRDKTLKNLGFQVNRARLIISIIAVLLASIATAIAGMFTFVGLLIPHIGRTLVGNDHKLLIPFSAFAGALLILVADTLGRALFSPIEIPASIIMAVIGGPFLIFLLRKSDRIYGN; from the coding sequence ATGTATAAAAAGATTATCAGCTTTGTTGTTGTCATCTGCGCACTCTTTATTTTGACAATCTATTCGATGACGACTGGGAGTATTGCAATTACAACGGGAGAGCTGCTAAAAGGCCTCTTTACAGGCACGAATGAAAATGTAGAGATTATAAAAGATTTACGTTTGCCGAGGATTATCATCGCACTATTTGCCGGCGCGGCTTTATCGGTTTCGGGTGTGCTTTTGCAAGCGGTCATGCGGAACCCGCTAGCTGAACCAGGGATTATCGGTGTATCGTCTGGCGCTGGATTCATGTCCATCGTTATGGTTACCTTCTTTCCGACGTTATTTTTCTACACGCCATTGTTTTCCTTCATCGGTGGGGCGGTTGCCTTTTTACTTGTCTATATATTTTCATGGAAATCGGGACTCAATCCACTCAGAATGATTTTAATTGGCGTTGCGATAAACGCGGTCTTTACGGGATTAAGTGAATTGATCAGTGCGCAAAATGCGAGCAGCATGATGTCGGGAATTTCTGTTACGTCTTCAACACTTACGATGAAGACTTGGACGGATGTGCAAGTGATTGTCCTATATGGTTCGATTGGACTGATTCTCAGTATGCTGTTGTATGCATGGTGTAACCATTTGGGGTTACGAGATAAAACATTGAAAAATCTTGGTTTTCAAGTGAATCGAGCACGACTGATTATTTCTATCATTGCTGTTTTGCTTGCATCCATTGCCACCGCAATTGCTGGGATGTTTACGTTTGTTGGCTTACTCATCCCGCATATTGGGCGAACGCTTGTCGGCAATGACCATAAGCTACTCATTCCGTTTTCTGCATTTGCAGGGGCACTATTAATATTAGTAGCAGATACATTGGGAAGAGCACTATTCTCGCCCATTGAAATTCCAGCATCCATTATTATGGCTGTGATTGGGGGACCATTCCTCATATTCTTGCTTAGAAAGAGTGA
- the isdE gene encoding heme ABC transporter substrate-binding protein IsdE, giving the protein MKNKLSLFLIVVLLIVLAGCGTDDKSAVTENQSSNDTQQSSSEVTDAIENEKKLETDGKIISTTVAITEITNELELDLVGIPTTYKGLPERYKGLPEVGLAMNPDMEIIKSLKPTDVLTVTTLTSYVEDTFTETDTPATYLDFESVEGMYEGIQYLGEKYNREEHAEKLVKAFEEKLAEIEAKIEDQESPRVLILLGVPGSYLVATEKSYVGDLVRRAGGVNAMTETDVEYMSANTETLQQADADIILRMAHGMPEEVVDMFNKEFKENTIWRHFKAVKNDRVYDLEEELFGTTANLAAAEALEELMKILYE; this is encoded by the coding sequence TTGAAAAATAAATTAAGTTTATTCCTCATCGTAGTCCTTCTCATCGTATTAGCAGGTTGTGGCACAGATGACAAATCCGCCGTAACTGAAAATCAATCCTCAAATGATACTCAACAATCAAGTTCAGAAGTAACGGATGCAATCGAAAATGAAAAGAAACTTGAAACGGATGGGAAAATCATTTCAACGACCGTCGCAATTACGGAAATTACGAACGAATTGGAATTAGACCTTGTCGGAATTCCGACGACCTATAAAGGATTGCCAGAGCGATATAAAGGGTTACCGGAAGTTGGCTTGGCGATGAATCCGGATATGGAAATCATTAAGTCGTTAAAACCGACAGATGTTTTAACGGTGACAACGTTAACATCTTATGTCGAAGATACGTTCACTGAAACGGATACGCCAGCGACTTATCTTGACTTTGAAAGTGTTGAAGGTATGTATGAAGGCATCCAGTATCTTGGTGAAAAATATAATCGCGAAGAACATGCAGAGAAATTAGTAAAAGCATTTGAAGAAAAGTTAGCTGAAATTGAAGCGAAAATAGAAGACCAAGAATCACCGAGAGTCCTTATTTTACTTGGCGTACCAGGCAGTTATCTCGTTGCAACAGAAAAGTCGTATGTAGGCGATCTCGTTCGACGCGCCGGTGGTGTAAACGCAATGACAGAAACAGATGTGGAATATATGTCTGCTAACACGGAAACCCTGCAGCAGGCTGATGCAGATATTATTTTGCGTATGGCGCATGGGATGCCGGAAGAAGTCGTTGACATGTTTAATAAAGAATTTAAAGAGAATACAATTTGGCGCCATTTTAAAGCAGTTAAAAATGACCGAGTTTATGATTTAGAAGAAGAGCTTTTTGGGACGACTGCAAACTTAGCGGCTGCCGAAGCATTAGAAGAATTAATGAAAATCCTTTATGAATAA
- a CDS encoding NEAT domain-containing protein encodes MRNKWLMSLFIVILALPFFSGAVFAEETKQFEDGTHNIEYVVKHEDKDEVSLADPFFSKPASLIVENGKQFIQFKIDQSNMILSLKANGNEVVVVSEEENKRSVKFEVDGNLSDPVILEMHMSYGGQHTARAFFDVSNVPVKEDVIEEEPVESEPEEESTGPVEEEEKQVGLADLADGYYTVNASYLRDDNDNQSAMGRHLGDELFLSIKEGKAELTISINDDNTVTLLKLNGKNALEKKGDGKKRHETFKLDSLQYLYNAYVEYQAPMGNEKMHYGQSGFRIQLDETSITETVASNKPGFGIPDVDPLEPVEPEEPTKSEPPVENDGDKVENKNSALVPDQAYEINYVSESASVNRQFINPAVLLIKDGVKYIQINGTGGQFIESLSINGKEVTWGTKNADGTFTIQFKVEGSLSEVLDFGMIINARGTIMPHTVDLSFDESTQEAVDIKDYTLLPIDNDSQDDNKNEEPTKDEKANEKDNPVANDKEENGKPKTPKKKDQLTPDKAYKIGFVIKHETEDRPSSADSFFKGPAILLEKDGERYIQITVTGSEYINSLKTKHGDVVVVKDNGDGSIVVQFKVDGKISDVIELDMMITVPGVYENQKHKARLFLDESSMEEIEVGDYRLVASTNGNGPTVDGEAIKNTPLPGAKDNNTKTKHNPTIKKPELDSNEKNGSTTKTKVSGQEKNPQTGDTTNIMLYVLLLIGSAIPLAIQLKRRYANVA; translated from the coding sequence ATGCGAAACAAATGGCTTATGTCCCTGTTTATCGTAATACTTGCACTGCCATTTTTTAGTGGTGCGGTGTTTGCGGAAGAAACGAAACAGTTTGAAGACGGAACACATAATATTGAATATGTTGTCAAGCATGAAGATAAGGATGAGGTATCATTGGCTGATCCTTTCTTCAGTAAACCAGCGTCATTAATTGTTGAAAATGGAAAGCAATTCATTCAGTTTAAAATAGACCAAAGTAATATGATTCTATCATTGAAAGCAAACGGCAATGAAGTTGTTGTCGTTAGTGAAGAAGAAAACAAAAGGAGTGTAAAGTTTGAGGTAGATGGTAATTTATCTGATCCTGTAATACTGGAAATGCATATGTCCTATGGCGGTCAACATACTGCGCGTGCCTTTTTTGATGTAAGTAATGTGCCTGTAAAAGAAGATGTAATTGAAGAAGAACCAGTTGAATCTGAACCCGAAGAAGAATCAACTGGGCCAGTTGAAGAAGAGGAAAAACAGGTAGGATTGGCTGACCTAGCAGACGGTTACTATACTGTAAATGCTAGCTATTTAAGAGATGATAACGATAATCAATCCGCAATGGGCAGACATTTAGGCGATGAATTATTCTTATCTATTAAAGAAGGAAAAGCCGAATTAACAATATCAATTAATGATGATAATACGGTAACGTTATTGAAGCTTAATGGAAAGAATGCTTTGGAAAAGAAAGGTGACGGGAAAAAGCGTCATGAAACATTCAAGTTAGATAGTTTGCAATATTTATATAATGCCTATGTTGAATATCAAGCACCGATGGGTAATGAGAAGATGCACTATGGACAATCAGGATTCCGTATCCAATTGGATGAGACTAGTATTACGGAAACTGTTGCATCGAATAAACCAGGATTTGGAATTCCAGACGTAGATCCATTAGAGCCGGTTGAACCGGAAGAACCAACAAAATCAGAACCACCGGTTGAGAACGATGGCGACAAAGTTGAAAATAAAAATTCGGCGTTAGTACCTGATCAAGCATACGAAATTAATTATGTTTCCGAATCTGCATCAGTAAATCGTCAATTTATTAATCCGGCTGTATTACTCATTAAAGATGGAGTGAAATATATTCAAATAAATGGAACAGGCGGCCAATTTATAGAGTCATTGTCTATAAACGGTAAAGAGGTTACATGGGGCACAAAAAATGCTGATGGAACTTTTACGATTCAATTTAAAGTAGAAGGCTCTCTGTCAGAAGTATTAGATTTTGGAATGATTATTAATGCGCGTGGAACTATCATGCCACATACGGTTGACCTTTCATTTGATGAAAGTACTCAAGAAGCCGTTGACATTAAAGATTACACACTTTTACCAATAGATAATGACTCACAAGATGATAATAAAAATGAAGAACCTACAAAAGATGAAAAAGCTAATGAAAAAGATAATCCTGTAGCAAACGATAAAGAGGAAAACGGAAAACCTAAAACTCCTAAAAAGAAGGATCAATTAACACCAGATAAAGCATATAAAATTGGTTTTGTCATTAAGCATGAAACAGAAGATAGGCCTTCTTCAGCGGATTCATTCTTTAAAGGCCCTGCAATTTTATTAGAGAAAGATGGCGAACGATATATTCAAATCACTGTAACAGGAAGCGAATATATTAATTCACTGAAGACAAAACATGGCGATGTGGTTGTTGTTAAGGATAATGGAGACGGTTCCATCGTTGTCCAGTTCAAGGTAGATGGAAAAATATCGGATGTAATTGAGTTAGATATGATGATTACTGTACCCGGAGTTTACGAAAATCAAAAGCATAAAGCGCGTCTTTTTTTAGATGAAAGTAGCATGGAAGAAATTGAAGTGGGTGATTATCGTTTAGTTGCTTCTACCAATGGAAATGGTCCAACAGTTGATGGAGAAGCTATTAAGAATACACCATTACCAGGCGCTAAAGATAACAATACTAAAACAAAGCACAATCCAACAATCAAAAAACCAGAACTCGATTCCAATGAAAAGAATGGATCAACAACCAAAACGAAAGTTTCTGGACAAGAAAAGAACCCACAAACAGGCGATACAACAAACATCATGCTTTATGTGTTGCTACTCATTGGGTCAGCAATTCCGCTAGCGATTCAACTTAAAAGACGTTACGCTAATGTCGCATAA
- a CDS encoding NEAT domain-containing protein, with the protein MKNKFSFFMTFAAIILATFFVASPVSAQIADGTYKVNYEMKESGSANTSIADGYFTKPATLTVQNGVQYIQLTVTGSNYIKSLSTPTGPVSVVSENTANQTRTVKFRVKGDLSQPLNMDMHIVVPDMYDMTHTARAVFNVSGLPQATSAGEQKSVESGSETSGNIAETVENPKTGDNSPIGMYALLMLGSAIALFAIRKFRPVRN; encoded by the coding sequence ATGAAGAACAAATTTTCATTTTTCATGACGTTCGCGGCTATCATTTTAGCTACCTTCTTTGTTGCTTCACCAGTTTCTGCTCAAATTGCAGATGGTACATATAAGGTAAATTATGAAATGAAAGAGTCAGGTAGTGCGAATACATCCATTGCGGATGGTTATTTTACAAAGCCTGCAACACTAACCGTTCAAAATGGTGTTCAATATATCCAGTTAACGGTAACTGGCAGCAATTATATTAAATCGCTTTCAACACCAACAGGTCCGGTTTCGGTTGTCAGTGAAAATACTGCAAATCAGACAAGAACAGTGAAGTTTAGAGTGAAAGGTGATTTATCTCAACCTCTAAATATGGACATGCACATTGTTGTTCCAGATATGTACGACATGACGCATACTGCCCGTGCTGTATTTAATGTAAGCGGATTACCGCAAGCCACATCAGCTGGAGAACAAAAATCAGTGGAAAGTGGTTCCGAAACTAGCGGCAATATAGCCGAAACTGTAGAGAATCCAAAAACAGGGGATAACTCTCCTATTGGAATGTACGCGCTATTAATGCTTGGATCTGCAATTGCTTTATTCGCAATTCGCAAGTTTCGACCTGTACGTAACTAA